In Pedobacter sp. W3I1, one DNA window encodes the following:
- a CDS encoding HesA/MoeB/ThiF family protein — translation MSAERYNRQIILKGFGEEAQQLLLKAKILVIGAGGLGCPALQYLAAAGIGHIGIVDDDTISLSNLHRQILFTTADIGKLKVEVAAKRLQEMNTQIGIIRHPIRLQKNNILDILSRYDYILDGTDNFESRYLINDACALLNKPLIFAAVSGFEGQLAIFNTPDHLTPSTNYRDLFPVPPDKGEIPSCAENGVIGVLPGILGTMAAAETIKVIARIGKPLTNKILSYNLLTQEQYTISISHGGGYTLPKTVDEFLNMDYQDTSEGPQGYIEIDASELVKLQQLESTILIDVRERHEVPVLDKQIFTQVPMSEFGAFMSKEFYQKHVVLICQHGIRSVAAAEAILEKYGDAKKIYSLKGGIVKWRDYFLKS, via the coding sequence ATGAGTGCAGAGCGATACAACAGGCAGATTATCCTTAAAGGATTTGGAGAGGAAGCACAACAACTACTCTTAAAGGCGAAAATACTGGTAATTGGTGCTGGTGGTTTGGGTTGCCCTGCGTTACAATATCTCGCCGCTGCTGGCATTGGTCATATTGGTATTGTTGATGACGACACCATTTCATTGTCCAATTTACATAGACAGATTCTTTTTACTACGGCAGACATCGGAAAGCTGAAAGTAGAGGTTGCAGCCAAGCGCCTGCAGGAGATGAATACCCAGATTGGAATCATCCGTCACCCCATCCGCTTGCAGAAAAATAACATCCTCGATATTCTATCCAGATACGATTACATATTGGATGGTACAGACAATTTCGAATCGAGATACCTGATTAACGATGCCTGTGCCTTGCTTAACAAACCACTTATATTTGCAGCAGTTTCAGGTTTTGAAGGTCAATTAGCTATATTTAACACTCCTGATCATTTAACCCCTAGTACCAATTACCGCGATCTTTTTCCTGTTCCACCCGATAAGGGAGAAATACCAAGCTGTGCCGAAAATGGTGTAATTGGCGTATTACCAGGTATATTGGGCACCATGGCAGCCGCAGAAACCATTAAAGTGATTGCCAGAATCGGGAAACCGTTAACCAATAAAATATTAAGTTATAATTTACTTACACAAGAACAATATACCATCAGCATCAGTCACGGAGGCGGTTATACCCTGCCTAAAACTGTTGATGAATTTTTAAATATGGATTATCAGGATACGAGCGAAGGACCACAGGGATATATAGAAATAGATGCCAGCGAACTGGTTAAACTCCAACAACTAGAATCAACAATTTTAATCGATGTACGCGAAAGGCATGAAGTACCAGTGTTGGATAAACAGATTTTTACACAGGTACCAATGTCAGAATTTGGAGCTTTTATGAGCAAAGAGTTTTACCAAAAACATGTGGTTTTAATCTGCCAGCATGGGATAAGAAGTGTGGCCGCAGCAGAGGCCATACTGGAAAAGTATGGCGATGCCAAAAAAATTTACAGTTTAAAAGGTGGTATTGTAAAATGGAGAGATTACTTTCTCAAATCCTAA
- a CDS encoding membrane or secreted protein, giving the protein MILLKKLFLSTAFVLAAIATHAQNKQGIYVDASGVIRWEKDHKEAAFFGTNYTAPFAYGNRAILRMGVTAEQAIKDDVYHFSRLGLDAFRVHVWDQEISDAEGNLINNEHLRLFDFLLAELKKRKIKTLVTPIAFWGNGYPEKDENTGSFSNKYGKDKSVVNEEAFKAQENYLKQFFKHKNPYTGLTYQQDVDILATEINNEPHHSGAKERATEYVNRMTAAIKSTGWTKPIFYNISESPWYADAIVKADVQGHSFQWYPTGLVAGHTLQGNYLPNVAKYKIPFDTIPGFKNRAKVVYEFDAGDVMVPIMYPAMARSFKAAGFQWATQFAYDPMATAYANTEYQTHYLNLAYTPSKAISMLIASKVFHQLGRLDTLNNGNTFGPFKIDYKNSLSEMNTAEEFYYTNNTTSKLTNVKKLKHIAGVGSSKIIQYQGKGAYFIDQVAAGVWRLEVMPDAILIRDPFERASPKKEVTRIIWSTLPIEIDLPDLGSDFSVKGLNQGNTFNSTAVNNGFNVSPGAYLLIKKNLKSNLNAQSISQNTALGEFVAPKASNEAIFVKHQALTTVSEDVSFQINVEITDLGAKDSAFVQLNAANRWKNIPLEKKQKYQYNATIPAELVKNGLLKYQIIVHKANGDYITFPTNVKGNPNAWDKLETESYQTYVAAKDAIVEIFNASIDGKNINIYSPDWGNNKIEYVSAENPSVLNLKLSMNKPKTGQLIGFQSFFADKMAGRTTELNNLKTLMIKIKANTENTKIKIGLIDADAHFFAAEILAGKDFHLIEVPLNQLKNDAQLLLPRPYPGFLPLYYQSPDRSAFSLKNAEKLEITFGYENATKPTNITIESIYLK; this is encoded by the coding sequence ATGATTTTACTCAAAAAACTGTTTCTTTCAACCGCTTTTGTTCTTGCAGCAATAGCTACTCATGCCCAAAATAAACAAGGCATTTATGTAGATGCATCAGGTGTGATCCGCTGGGAGAAAGACCATAAAGAAGCAGCTTTTTTTGGAACAAATTATACTGCGCCATTTGCTTATGGTAACCGTGCCATTTTAAGAATGGGCGTTACAGCTGAGCAAGCGATAAAAGATGATGTTTATCATTTCTCACGATTGGGCTTAGATGCTTTCCGTGTACATGTCTGGGATCAGGAAATATCAGATGCTGAGGGAAACCTGATCAATAATGAACATTTACGTCTTTTCGATTTTTTGTTGGCAGAACTTAAGAAACGTAAAATCAAAACCCTGGTTACGCCAATTGCCTTTTGGGGAAACGGTTATCCGGAGAAAGATGAAAATACTGGAAGCTTCTCCAATAAGTACGGTAAAGATAAATCCGTAGTAAATGAAGAAGCTTTTAAAGCGCAGGAAAATTACCTGAAACAGTTTTTTAAGCATAAAAATCCTTACACTGGTTTAACTTACCAACAGGATGTAGATATTTTAGCCACCGAGATCAATAACGAACCTCATCACAGTGGTGCAAAGGAAAGGGCAACTGAATATGTAAACCGCATGACAGCCGCCATAAAAAGTACAGGTTGGACCAAACCTATTTTCTATAACATCAGCGAATCGCCCTGGTACGCTGATGCCATTGTAAAAGCAGATGTTCAGGGACATAGCTTTCAGTGGTATCCAACAGGATTGGTTGCCGGGCATACCTTGCAGGGTAATTATCTCCCTAATGTGGCTAAATATAAAATTCCGTTTGATACTATTCCAGGATTTAAAAATCGCGCTAAAGTAGTTTACGAATTTGACGCAGGTGATGTGATGGTGCCGATAATGTATCCGGCAATGGCCAGAAGTTTCAAAGCTGCGGGTTTTCAATGGGCAACGCAGTTTGCTTACGATCCGATGGCGACTGCTTATGCCAATACCGAGTATCAAACTCATTATTTAAACCTCGCTTATACGCCATCAAAAGCGATCAGTATGTTAATTGCATCCAAGGTTTTCCATCAATTGGGTCGTTTAGATACTTTAAACAATGGCAATACTTTTGGCCCGTTTAAAATTGATTACAAAAATTCGTTGAGCGAAATGAATACCGCTGAAGAATTTTATTATACGAACAACACCACATCGAAACTAACCAATGTAAAAAAACTAAAGCATATTGCAGGTGTGGGCAGCTCTAAAATTATTCAATATCAAGGCAAAGGGGCGTACTTTATAGATCAGGTGGCTGCTGGGGTATGGCGGTTGGAAGTAATGCCAGATGCAATCCTCATCAGAGATCCTTTTGAAAGAGCTTCACCAAAAAAAGAAGTCACACGGATAATCTGGTCTACCTTACCAATCGAAATTGATCTTCCCGATCTGGGTTCAGATTTTTCGGTCAAAGGATTAAATCAAGGTAATACTTTTAATTCAACCGCTGTTAATAATGGTTTTAATGTTTCTCCTGGTGCTTATCTGTTGATTAAGAAAAATTTGAAAAGCAATCTGAATGCCCAAAGCATTAGTCAGAATACAGCCTTGGGTGAGTTTGTTGCACCAAAAGCTTCTAACGAGGCTATTTTTGTTAAACATCAGGCTTTAACAACGGTTTCTGAAGATGTTTCTTTTCAGATCAATGTAGAAATTACAGACTTAGGTGCAAAAGATTCTGCCTTTGTTCAACTAAATGCTGCAAACCGCTGGAAAAATATTCCTCTAGAAAAAAAACAGAAATATCAGTATAACGCAACAATCCCGGCTGAACTGGTGAAAAATGGTTTGCTGAAATATCAGATCATCGTTCATAAAGCAAATGGTGATTACATCACTTTTCCAACAAATGTAAAGGGAAACCCCAATGCCTGGGATAAGCTTGAAACTGAAAGTTACCAGACTTATGTGGCAGCTAAAGATGCCATTGTAGAAATCTTCAATGCTAGTATAGATGGAAAAAATATCAATATTTATAGTCCCGATTGGGGAAACAATAAAATTGAATATGTTTCAGCAGAAAATCCATCGGTATTGAACCTGAAACTCTCCATGAATAAGCCGAAAACTGGTCAATTGATTGGTTTTCAAAGCTTTTTTGCCGATAAAATGGCTGGGCGAACTACAGAGCTGAACAATTTAAAAACATTGATGATCAAGATTAAAGCAAATACCGAAAACACAAAGATTAAAATCGGTTTAATTGATGCTGATGCACATTTCTTCGCGGCAGAAATTCTTGCTGGAAAAGATTTTCATTTGATCGAAGTTCCTTTAAATCAGCTTAAAAATGATGCACAGTTGTTGCTTCCACGTCCTTATCCAGGCTTTTTGCCACTTTACTATCAATCACCAGACCGATCTGCTTTTAGTCTGAAGAATGCTGAAAAACTTGAAATTACATTTGGTTATGAAAATGCCACTAAACCTACTAATATTACTATCGAATCTATCTATTTAAAATAA
- a CDS encoding MoaD/ThiS family protein, producing the protein MEIEMISFGKIAEFINNQKIEVDGIADTNAFKQYLENQFPALKDMKYKLALNKNIVQENTEITNNATIAIMPPFSGG; encoded by the coding sequence ATGGAAATTGAAATGATCAGTTTTGGCAAAATTGCCGAGTTTATCAACAATCAAAAAATTGAGGTTGATGGCATTGCTGATACCAATGCTTTTAAACAGTATCTCGAAAACCAGTTTCCTGCTTTAAAAGATATGAAGTACAAACTTGCCTTGAACAAAAACATTGTTCAGGAGAATACTGAAATTACAAACAATGCTACAATAGCCATAATGCCACCCTTTTCTGGAGGATAA
- the moaCB gene encoding bifunctional molybdenum cofactor biosynthesis protein MoaC/MoaB has translation MVNITKKSNTLRIAIATATVKVSKQETIDAVEQRKIPKGDVFEFARAAGLFGVKKTSDVIPDCHPLPIEYTAITYEIVGLTIIINVEVHTIYKTGVEVEAMHGASVTALTMYDMLKPIDKGVEIENIRLLKKSGGKSDLKNAKFPELKAAVVVCSDSIFENKAQDSSGKAIISRLTQWEINAEKYEIVPDEINIIRDKAIELSRNGYHLIIFTGGTGLSPRDVTPEAIAPLIDRNIEGLMETARRYGQERMPYAMLSRGIAGFIGETLVLTFPGSKSGVEESMDALFPQVLHLFKVIKGEKTLAIVSLNL, from the coding sequence ATGGTAAACATTACAAAAAAATCCAATACCTTAAGGATTGCCATTGCAACCGCTACCGTAAAGGTATCGAAGCAGGAAACCATTGATGCGGTTGAGCAACGCAAAATTCCCAAAGGCGATGTATTTGAATTTGCCCGCGCAGCAGGATTATTTGGTGTAAAGAAAACAAGTGATGTAATTCCGGATTGTCACCCGCTGCCGATTGAATATACTGCTATTACTTACGAAATTGTGGGTTTAACCATCATCATTAATGTTGAGGTACATACCATTTACAAAACAGGTGTAGAAGTTGAAGCCATGCATGGCGCCTCGGTTACCGCCTTAACCATGTATGATATGTTAAAACCAATTGACAAAGGCGTTGAAATAGAAAATATCAGGTTACTAAAAAAATCGGGAGGAAAATCTGACCTTAAAAATGCCAAATTCCCAGAACTAAAAGCTGCTGTTGTAGTTTGTTCGGATTCTATTTTTGAAAATAAAGCACAAGATAGTTCTGGCAAAGCGATTATTTCGCGACTTACCCAATGGGAAATTAATGCAGAGAAATATGAAATCGTACCCGACGAAATTAACATCATCCGGGATAAAGCCATTGAATTAAGTAGAAACGGCTATCATCTGATCATTTTTACCGGAGGAACCGGCCTTTCGCCACGCGATGTTACTCCGGAAGCCATTGCGCCTTTAATTGACAGGAATATTGAAGGGCTTATGGAAACTGCCCGTCGTTACGGACAGGAGCGCATGCCTTATGCCATGCTTTCGCGCGGTATAGCAGGTTTTATTGGAGAAACATTGGTGCTTACTTTCCCCGGCTCGAAAAGCGGTGTAGAAGAAAGCATGGATGCGCTATTCCCGCAGGTTTTGCATTTATTTAAGGTGATTAAAGGCGAAAAAACATTAGCTATCGTTAGTCTGAATTTGTAA
- a CDS encoding DUF4982 domain-containing protein, giving the protein MKKILFTIFMVSLAYLNASAQRTEILLDEGWKFSKGNFPNGAEATFNDTRWETVTVPHDWAISGPFDKEIDKQVTAITQNGESKATEKTGRTGALPYIGEGWYRKKLNLPALKPNQKVLLQIDGAMSEPRVYLNGKQVGQWNYGYNYFYIDITNDLKKSDNLLAIHLKNLPKSSRWYPGAGLYRNVHLIIKEEKSIEQWGITITTPIIKKEFAKVNIKTKLTGKGVRLVTQILDSLGKQVAIDTAKSIFGNETDQDIEISNPKLWSPERPYLYTSISSVYDGNTLKDVVKTKFGIRTINFSAGIGFSLNGEVRKFKGVCLHHDLGPLGAAINTAALRRQLTILKEMGCDAIRSSHNMPSPEQLELCDEMGFMFLAESFDEWAKAKVENGYHLYFNTDAEKDIVNLVQANKNHPCIVMWSSGNEVPDQFGAEGVKRAKWLQEIFHREDPTRPVTVGMDQVKATMQSGFGALMDIPGLNYRVHLYEEANKVFPQGFILGSETASTVSSRGIYKFPVVKGFDKQYPDFQSSSYDLEYCSWSNVPDDDFVMQDDKPWVIGEFVWTGFDYLGEPTPYDSSWPSRSSYFGISDLAGLPKDRYYLYKSRWNKIQPTLHLLPHWNWEGREGQTTPVFVYTSYDSAELFLNGKSLGVRKKDKSTPQNRYRLMWMDVKYEPGTLKVVAFDSNGKPVAEEKVMTAGKPYKIVLTPDRKEIKADGKDLSFITVSVVDQNGIPCPTATNALNFEVKGAGAFKAVCNGDATSLESFVKPTMKLFSGKLVVVVQAGKKGGVLQLKVKGKGLQDGGVEIVSVK; this is encoded by the coding sequence TTGAAAAAAATACTTTTTACCATTTTTATGGTTAGCCTTGCTTATTTAAATGCCTCCGCACAACGGACTGAAATTTTATTGGATGAAGGCTGGAAATTCTCAAAGGGAAATTTTCCCAATGGTGCTGAAGCCACTTTTAATGATACCCGCTGGGAAACCGTAACTGTTCCGCATGATTGGGCCATTAGCGGGCCTTTTGATAAGGAAATAGACAAACAGGTAACCGCCATCACTCAAAATGGCGAAAGCAAGGCCACTGAAAAAACCGGTAGAACAGGAGCTTTACCTTATATCGGCGAAGGCTGGTACCGCAAAAAATTGAATCTCCCAGCACTTAAACCAAACCAGAAAGTGCTGCTTCAGATAGATGGCGCCATGAGCGAACCCCGCGTTTACCTGAACGGGAAACAGGTTGGACAATGGAACTACGGTTATAATTACTTTTATATAGACATTACCAACGACCTAAAAAAGAGCGATAATTTATTGGCTATCCATTTGAAGAACCTGCCGAAGTCTTCTCGCTGGTATCCTGGAGCGGGTTTATATCGCAATGTGCATTTGATTATCAAAGAAGAAAAAAGCATTGAGCAATGGGGGATTACGATAACCACCCCGATAATTAAGAAAGAATTTGCTAAGGTAAATATCAAAACCAAACTAACAGGTAAAGGTGTACGCCTGGTTACGCAGATTTTAGATAGTTTGGGCAAACAGGTGGCTATTGATACGGCAAAAAGCATATTCGGGAACGAAACTGATCAGGATATAGAAATCAGCAATCCTAAGCTTTGGAGCCCGGAAAGACCTTATTTGTACACTTCGATATCGAGTGTATATGACGGAAATACATTGAAGGATGTCGTCAAAACAAAATTTGGGATCAGGACGATCAATTTTAGTGCTGGCATAGGGTTTAGCCTCAACGGTGAGGTAAGAAAGTTTAAAGGCGTGTGTCTGCACCATGATCTGGGTCCGCTTGGTGCTGCCATCAATACAGCAGCTTTAAGAAGACAATTAACGATTTTGAAAGAAATGGGCTGCGATGCCATCAGGAGTTCGCACAATATGCCCTCACCTGAGCAATTGGAACTGTGCGATGAAATGGGATTTATGTTTCTTGCCGAAAGTTTCGATGAATGGGCAAAGGCCAAGGTAGAAAACGGTTACCATTTATATTTCAATACCGATGCCGAAAAGGATATTGTAAACCTGGTTCAGGCCAATAAAAATCACCCTTGTATTGTGATGTGGAGCTCAGGAAATGAGGTGCCCGATCAGTTTGGTGCTGAAGGCGTTAAAAGGGCTAAATGGCTTCAGGAAATTTTTCATCGCGAAGATCCTACACGGCCAGTTACTGTAGGGATGGATCAGGTGAAGGCAACCATGCAATCCGGTTTTGGAGCATTAATGGATATTCCGGGGTTAAATTATCGGGTTCACCTTTACGAAGAAGCAAATAAGGTTTTTCCACAGGGATTTATTTTGGGATCAGAAACGGCATCAACGGTAAGTTCCAGGGGCATATATAAATTTCCGGTTGTAAAAGGATTTGATAAACAGTATCCTGATTTTCAATCTTCATCTTATGATCTTGAATATTGCAGCTGGTCTAACGTGCCTGATGATGATTTTGTAATGCAGGACGATAAACCCTGGGTAATAGGCGAATTTGTTTGGACAGGTTTCGACTATCTGGGCGAGCCGACCCCTTACGATAGCAGCTGGCCGTCAAGAAGTTCGTATTTCGGGATTTCTGATCTGGCAGGTTTACCCAAAGACCGTTATTACCTGTACAAAAGCCGTTGGAATAAAATACAGCCTACACTACATTTACTTCCACATTGGAACTGGGAGGGAAGAGAAGGCCAAACCACACCTGTTTTCGTTTACACGAGCTACGATAGCGCCGAACTTTTTTTGAATGGCAAAAGTTTAGGCGTGCGGAAAAAAGACAAATCAACACCACAGAACCGTTACAGACTAATGTGGATGGATGTGAAATACGAACCCGGAACCTTAAAAGTAGTAGCCTTTGATAGCAATGGAAAGCCTGTAGCAGAAGAAAAGGTAATGACGGCAGGTAAACCCTATAAAATTGTGTTAACACCAGATAGAAAAGAAATTAAGGCTGACGGAAAAGATTTGTCTTTCATAACCGTATCAGTAGTAGATCAAAACGGTATACCTTGTCCAACAGCAACCAATGCTTTAAATTTTGAAGTAAAAGGAGCAGGGGCATTCAAAGCCGTTTGTAACGGCGATGCAACTTCATTAGAATCTTTCGTAAAGCCAACCATGAAACTGTTTAGCGGAAAGTTGGTGGTAGTGGTACAGGCTGGTAAAAAAGGTGGTGTATTACAGTTGAAGGTTAAAGGGAAAGGATTACAGGATGGCGGAGTGGAGATTGTTTCAGTAAAGTAG
- a CDS encoding sulfite exporter TauE/SafE family protein, with amino-acid sequence MQESFILFYCLLFIVAFLYASVGHGGASGYLALMAIFAISPAVMKPTALLLNLFVSSTSFIQFYRGGHFKWKTFWPFALASIPLSFVGGMMVIESSIYKKILGLLLLIPVIRFFFFKNTNPKDFKPSNIPLSLAIGGIIGLLSGMIGIGGGIILSPILLLLKWTDQKQTAAISAAFIFVNSVAGLAGQLIKGFEFNNHMLVYVGVAFVGGICGAYFGALKFPQAVLKNVLACVLALAAYKLLFTHA; translated from the coding sequence ATGCAAGAAAGCTTTATCCTCTTTTACTGTTTACTTTTTATTGTTGCCTTTTTATATGCTTCAGTGGGGCATGGGGGAGCAAGTGGTTACCTTGCACTGATGGCTATTTTCGCCATTTCGCCGGCTGTAATGAAACCTACGGCACTATTGCTTAACCTTTTTGTTTCTTCCACCTCCTTTATCCAGTTTTACCGCGGCGGCCATTTTAAGTGGAAAACCTTTTGGCCTTTTGCGCTTGCCTCTATCCCACTCTCTTTTGTTGGCGGTATGATGGTTATTGAAAGTTCCATTTATAAAAAGATTTTGGGACTGCTTTTGCTTATCCCGGTCATCCGTTTTTTCTTCTTTAAAAATACCAACCCAAAAGATTTCAAACCATCAAATATCCCATTATCATTGGCCATTGGTGGCATTATTGGCTTACTTTCGGGCATGATTGGTATCGGGGGTGGGATTATCCTTTCTCCTATCCTCCTGCTTTTAAAATGGACTGATCAAAAACAGACCGCAGCCATTAGCGCAGCATTTATTTTTGTTAATTCAGTTGCTGGTTTAGCCGGTCAGCTGATCAAAGGTTTCGAATTTAACAACCACATGCTCGTTTATGTTGGGGTAGCTTTTGTTGGTGGCATTTGCGGGGCTTATTTTGGTGCCTTAAAATTCCCCCAAGCCGTTTTAAAAAATGTGCTGGCCTGTGTATTGGCGCTGGCCGCTTATAAATTACTATTTACACATGCATAA
- a CDS encoding cold-shock protein: MKNGTVKFFNSEKGFGFIKEESGSEIFVHASGLIDEIRENDTVEYEVQEGKKGLNAVKVRVV, translated from the coding sequence ATGAAAAACGGAACAGTAAAATTTTTTAACTCAGAAAAAGGCTTTGGCTTTATTAAAGAAGAAAGCGGATCTGAGATTTTTGTGCATGCATCAGGCCTGATTGACGAAATCAGAGAAAATGATACAGTTGAATACGAAGTTCAAGAAGGCAAAAAAGGCCTTAATGCAGTGAAAGTAAGAGTTGTTTAA
- a CDS encoding glycosyl hydrolase 53 family protein, protein MFKKIKIINWLGLIIIFTLTNTGCKKTVKGETQFYPEPDPVGTYALGADVSWLTEMEAAGKKFYNATGTQQDLLQILKDKGINTIRLRVWVNPASGYCNTADVLAKAKRAKAMNMRLLIDFHYSDSWADPAQQNKPAAWVSQDFATLKTSVYNHTVEVLTVLKTNKIVPEWVQVGNETNNGMLWNDGKASVNMKNFADLVLSGYNGVKAVNPTSKVIVHISNGYDNSLFRWIFDGLKNNGAKWDVIGMSMYPTATDWSAKNTQCLANMTDMVSRYGSEVMICELGMPVSEAVACKAFIKDLIAKNKSLPNNKGLGVFYWEPQSYNSWSGYKLGAFDDSGKPTVAMDAFLP, encoded by the coding sequence ATGTTTAAAAAAATAAAAATCATAAACTGGTTAGGTCTTATTATCATATTTACCCTGACCAACACAGGCTGTAAAAAAACAGTTAAAGGCGAAACGCAGTTTTATCCTGAGCCAGATCCAGTGGGTACTTATGCCTTAGGTGCCGATGTAAGCTGGCTGACGGAAATGGAAGCTGCGGGTAAAAAGTTTTACAATGCTACAGGAACACAACAAGATCTGCTTCAGATTTTGAAAGATAAAGGGATCAATACCATTCGTCTTAGGGTTTGGGTAAATCCGGCTAGTGGTTATTGCAATACGGCCGATGTTTTGGCTAAGGCAAAAAGGGCAAAAGCCATGAATATGCGCTTGCTGATTGATTTCCATTATAGCGATTCGTGGGCAGATCCAGCACAGCAAAACAAACCAGCTGCATGGGTGTCTCAAGACTTTGCTACTTTAAAAACCTCTGTTTACAATCATACCGTTGAGGTTTTAACAGTCCTGAAAACCAATAAAATTGTGCCTGAATGGGTGCAGGTCGGTAACGAAACCAATAATGGCATGTTATGGAACGATGGAAAAGCATCTGTAAACATGAAAAATTTTGCAGATTTAGTGCTTTCTGGTTATAATGGCGTAAAAGCGGTAAATCCGACTTCAAAAGTGATTGTACACATCTCTAATGGCTATGATAACAGTTTATTTAGATGGATATTTGATGGATTAAAAAATAATGGCGCCAAATGGGATGTGATCGGAATGTCAATGTATCCTACAGCGACAGATTGGTCGGCAAAAAATACACAGTGTTTAGCCAATATGACGGATATGGTTTCCCGTTACGGATCGGAAGTAATGATCTGCGAATTGGGAATGCCAGTTTCAGAAGCGGTGGCCTGCAAAGCTTTTATTAAGGATTTAATAGCGAAGAATAAATCGTTGCCAAATAACAAAGGTTTAGGCGTTTTCTATTGGGAACCACAATCTTACAATAGCTGGAGCGGTTATAAATTGGGTGCTTTTGATGATAGCGGTAAGCCAACGGTTGCCATGGATGCGTTTCTGCCTTAA
- a CDS encoding molybdopterin-binding protein, translating into MHNIKYLIIALLFLSFAANAQEIKQFIIEGKVKTPLTVTLDNLSAYKSVSLDSMTIFNHLMQRKGSIKNIKGVLLKDILTKVEIDAASPKTLSEYYLVLTATDNYKVVYSWNEIFNSPTGNQVLVLTSYDTNPAKAEKGNIAIITPSDFATGRRFVKGLSKISILQVN; encoded by the coding sequence ATGCATAATATCAAATACCTTATCATTGCCTTATTATTTTTAAGTTTTGCTGCAAATGCACAAGAGATCAAACAATTTATAATTGAAGGAAAGGTTAAAACACCCTTAACGGTTACTCTAGACAATTTAAGTGCTTATAAATCCGTTAGTTTGGATAGTATGACAATTTTTAATCACCTGATGCAGCGTAAAGGCAGTATTAAAAATATTAAAGGTGTGCTTTTAAAAGATATTTTGACTAAAGTGGAAATAGATGCCGCATCACCAAAAACATTGAGCGAATATTACCTTGTTTTAACCGCAACTGATAACTATAAAGTAGTGTATTCGTGGAACGAGATCTTTAATTCGCCTACGGGAAATCAAGTGCTGGTTTTAACCAGTTATGATACTAATCCTGCAAAAGCAGAAAAAGGGAATATTGCCATTATTACGCCCAGCGATTTCGCTACAGGAAGAAGATTTGTGAAAGGATTAAGTAAAATCAGCATCTTACAGGTAAATTAG
- a CDS encoding molybdenum cofactor biosynthesis protein MoaE — MSEIKIKNIFVDGPIEPAFIAESIAKHNSKTAIGGHSIFMGQVRKDEIEGKFVAAIAYTAYEDLALEKMHQIREEIFEKYPLNCMHIYHSLGTVKTGEICLFVFTSSAHRKPAIAACSEVVDRLKAELPIWGKEIFEDETHQWKENI, encoded by the coding sequence ATGAGCGAAATAAAGATAAAGAACATATTTGTTGATGGTCCAATAGAACCTGCTTTTATAGCCGAAAGCATTGCCAAACACAACAGCAAAACAGCTATTGGTGGCCATAGTATTTTTATGGGCCAGGTGAGAAAAGATGAAATTGAAGGCAAATTTGTTGCAGCGATAGCATATACCGCCTACGAAGACCTTGCGCTCGAAAAAATGCATCAGATCAGGGAAGAAATCTTTGAAAAATATCCACTCAATTGCATGCATATTTATCATAGTTTGGGTACAGTTAAAACAGGCGAAATCTGCCTTTTTGTTTTCACTTCGTCAGCACACCGTAAACCGGCAATTGCAGCGTGTAGCGAAGTAGTAGACCGCTTAAAAGCAGAATTACCGATCTGGGGAAAAGAAATATTCGAAGACGAAACCCATCAGTGGAAAGAAAATATTTAA